A genomic stretch from Lathyrus oleraceus cultivar Zhongwan6 chromosome 2, CAAS_Psat_ZW6_1.0, whole genome shotgun sequence includes:
- the LOC127117576 gene encoding uncharacterized protein LOC127117576, whose translation MAKVVYMALPFLTQPHKTTTASSSSSSSSSSKPSKLPHRTRSTNISIPSSTNVAANRSPKPKKLNSDVSPHRAVSAVRLMRIELGGAFADLLNEKGKGSGENEMGYVERTLGFRTRELNNQDLRLVTEVVGGTIRWRRYLDHLISSLCHNKDISSMEPLLLQILRIGFYEILKLDMPPYAVVDENVQLAKAALRPGAGNLVNGILRKLVVLKENETLPLPEVVGDDRSQARALATLYSHPVWIVRRWTRYLGQEETIKLMIWNNSEPSYSLRANRAIGFSRDDLVTQLNALKVPHKLSLHLDDFVRIKTGLQTIIHAGLLKKGLCSVQDESAGLIVSIVDPQPGETIVDCCAAPGGKTLYMASHLSGQGMVYAIDVNRGRLRILKETAKLHQVDGVVTTVHADLRTLTDGEPLKSNKVLLDAPCSGLGVLSKRADLRWNRNLEDMEELKQLQDELLDAASTLVKPGGVLVYSTCSIDPEENDERVAAFLSRHHDFHIDPVDRYVPPDFVTPNGFYFSNPVKNSLDGSFAARLVRSLQNELQGTPSSLYLELDDTQ comes from the exons TCACACAACCCCACAAAACCACCACAgcttcttcatcatcatcatcatcatcatcttcaaaACCATCGAAGCTTCCACATAGAACACGCAGCACCAACATATCCATTCCATCATCTACCAACG TTGCTGCTAACCGTTCTCCTAAACCCAAGAAGCTTAATTCAGATGTTTCTCCTCACAGGGCTG TGTCTGCGGTGAGATTGATGAGAATTGAACTTGGTGGTGCTTTTGCCGACCTTCttaatgagaaagggaaaggttCTGGTGAAAATGAAATGGGTTATGTTGAAAGAACGCTTGGCTTTCGCACTCGAGAATTGAATAATCAAGACCTTAGATTG GTTACAGAAGTTGTGGGGGGTACGATTCGTTGGAGAAGATACCTTGATCATTTAATCAGTTCATTGTGTCATAATAAAGATATATCTAGTATGGAACCTCTTCTCTTACAG ATTCTACGAATCGGCTTCTATGAGATTCTCAAATTAGATATGCCACCTTATGCTGTTGTAGATGAG AATGTGCAGCTTGCCAAAGCTGCTCTCAGGCCGGGTGCAGGCAACTTGGTCAACGGAATCCTCCGAAAGCTAGTTGTGCTCAAG GAAAATGAAACTCTTCCTTTGCCCGAAGTAGTGGGTGATGATCGTTCTCAAGCACGTGCTCTGGCAACTCTCTACTCGCATCCAGTT TGGATCGTAAGGAGATGGACAAGGTATCTTGGTCAGGAAGAAACCATTAAATTGATGATATGGAACAACAGTGAACCGAGTTATAGCTTAAG AGCAAATCGGGCAATAGGTTTTTCAAGAGATGACCTTGTGACACAGCTTAATGCGTTGAAG GTCCCAcacaagctttcattgcatttggatgacTTTGTTCGCATCAAAACTGGGTTGCAG ACCATCATTCATGCCGGCCTTCTCAAAAAGGGTTTATGTTCAGTTCAGGACGAGAGTGCAG GTCTGATAGTTTCTATTGTGGATCCTCAACCCGGTGAAACCATCGTTGATTGTTGTGCTGCTCCTGGTGGAAAAACCCTCTACATGGCCTCTCATTTAAGTGGACAAG GTATGGTATACGCAATTGATGTAAATAGGGGTAGGTTGAGAATTCTTAAAGAGACAGCAAAGTTGCATCAAGTAGATGGTGTCGTTACCACTGTCCATGCCGATCTCCGTACATTAACT GACGGTGAACCACTTAAGAGTAACAAAGTTTTGTTGGACGCACCGTGCTCAGGGCTTGGCGTTCTTTCAAAG AGAGCGGACTTACGTTGGAACAGAAATCTGGAAGATATGGAAGAATTGAAGCAATTACAGGATGAACTCCTCGATGCAGCATCCAC ATTGGTAAAACCCGGAGGAGTATTAGTTTACAGTACATGCTCCATAGATCCTGAAGAGAATGATGAGAGGGTAGCTGCATTTCTATCAAGACATCAT GATTTTCACATTGATCCTGTGGACCGATATGTTCCACCTGATTTTGTGACGCCAAATGGTTTCTATTTCTCCAACCCAGTAAAAAATTCACTCGATGGCTCTTTTGCTGCTCGTTTGGTACGCTCTTTGCAAAATGAACTTCAGGGAACTCCTTCATCACTCTATCTCGAATTGGACGACACTCAATGA
- the LOC127117578 gene encoding uncharacterized protein LOC127117578: MKSIQAFFIVFSLLMVANMSYGRKDLGEYWKNKMNEQVMPEAIKNLIKVPAQEKEDHSFVKDFDVHPNIIFYHQKHEKQTPNEVKQDDSFVRDFDVHPNIILYHQKHDKHVQP, from the exons ATGAAGTCCATTCAAGCTTTCTTCATTGTCTTCTCTCTTCTCATG GTTGCTAACATGAGCTATGGAAGAAAGGATTTGGGAGAGTATTGGAAGAATAAGATGAATGAGCAAGTTATGCCAGAAGCAATTAAAAACCTAATTAAAGTTCCAGctcaagaaaaagaagatcattcTTTTGTTAAGGACTTTGATGTTCATCCTAATATCATATTTTATCATCAGAAACATGAGAAGCAAACTCCAAATGAAGTAAAACAAGATGATTCTTTTGTTAGAGACTTTGATGTTCATCCTAATATCATATTATATCATCAGAAACATGACAAACATGTTCAACCTTGA